Within the Malassezia vespertilionis chromosome 3, complete sequence genome, the region AGCCGAAATGTTTGGCAAGTTCGTACCCTTCACTCGTGCTCACTTGGCGCTCCGTTTCCAAGTCGCACTTATTGGCAACGATGACTACAGGGACATAGTCCTTGTCCTTCACGCGAAGCACCTGTCGAAAAAATGTAGCCACCTCCTCGAACGAGTTCCGGCTCGTTATACTGTACACCAGAAGGAACCCTTCTCCTGTGCGCATATATTGCTCGCGCATAGCACTGTATTCTTCCTGCCCCGCAGTGTCGAGCACATCGAGAAGTGCGACCTCCTCGTCAATTACGCACTGCTTGCGGTATGAATCCTCAATCGTGGGATCGTATTCGTCCACAAAATGATTTTGGATGAATTGGATGGTCAATGCAGACTTTCCTACACCACCGCCTCCAACCGCCACCAGCTTGTACTCACGGAGAAACTGGGCCTAGGCATGTTAGGGTGTCAACACAGCATACATACTTTGGACATGCTGCTATTGTACGGAGTACAAGGTAAGTACACGAAAAATGCAGTATATAGCACATACACGAAAGGATCAGAAAAAAAGTATACCTCAGCACGCTATGTTCTGCGCAGTATTGATACAAAGGTCGTCTTTGgtccgcgcgtgcgtccTCAAGGAGCTGTGCCAGCCGTTGATCGTGTACGGTGGGGCTACACGTGACCAAACACAGGGTCCATGCCCGGCTTAGGTAAGGCGCTACGGTGTTTTCGGCAAAAGAACATTTTTGTGTGCCGCACTTGTACCATagagcgccttggcgatGGCGGCGGGTCGTGCAGGGATGCTGACGGCGCGTCGGTTTCTATACGATGCTGAGCTACAGGGTGCTTCATCTGAAGAACAATTGTGGCTTCAAAACAGAAAATATACGATTGTCGTCGACGCCGGCTCGTCGGGCTCGCGACTTATGGTCTATTCGTGGCGTGATGTAGAGTGGGAGATTGAGATGCGCAAGGCAAACAATTTGCCGCTGGATGTGCTGCCTATTGTTGAGAAAGGGACATGGGAGGGCTCACAGCTGGAGTGGCAATTCAAAATCGAGTCCGGGCTGTCGTCGTTTGCAAGCGACGTGCATGGCTTGCGCAGCTACTTGGACGAGCTCTTTACACAGGTGTACACCATAATTCCCTCAAGCGCTTATGCCTTGACCCCAATTTACATTTTCGCGACTGCCGGCATGCGCCTACTTCccccagcagcgcgcaaatcgatTTTGCAGGATACGTGCAGCTATTTGCAAAAGCTCCCCTTTTTTGTGCAGCAAGGCAACAAAGGCGCAGAAGAGGATACAGATAGTGCATGCGGTGGCCAAGTGCGTGTTATCTCAGGTGAAGAAGAAGGTCTCTTTGGCTGGATTGCGATCAATTACCTCATGGACGGCTTCAAGGATCCAAGCGTAGGCAATGCGACGTTTGGTTTTCTGgacatgggcggcgcaagcacgcaaaTTGCATTTGAGCCATCTCAGACGATTGCATCCCCCCATgcgatggacgaggagcaCATCGATGTACCGAAGAACAACGACCTTTTCGACGTCAATTTCCGTCGCCTTGACTCCTCCCTCTCGAACCACCAGGTTTTTGTCACCACATTTTTGGGATTCGGGACGAATGCTGCCCGCACGCGCTACCTGGACGTGTTGCTGGATACGGTTGCGCCCAAccaggcgctgctggacccATGCCTTCCCAAAGGGCTGCGCATGCCCGTTGCGTCTGCTGCGCATCAAGGCAAGCATGTGCAAGGGACAGGTTCTTTTTCCGAGTGccttttgcagcagcagccgctgctggaccGCGAAGCAGAGTGCCACAATCCACCGTGCCTTTTCCACGGAGTGCATGTGCCTGCGATCGACTTTGACAGCAACCAATTCATCGGTGTATCCGAGTATTGGTACAGTTCTCACGATATCTTTGACCTCGGCGGCTCTTACGATTATACCAAGTACCAgcaagctgcacaagcgttTTGTGCCCAAGAATGGTCCGATCTCGAAACCAAGCTTGACCAGCATGCGTTCAAGGAACAGGTCACGCTTTCGCGCCTCCAAATGCAGTGTTTTAAAGCTGCATGGGTTGTCACTGTTCTACACGAGGGTCTACAGCTTCCGCGCCTTGTCGACAAAGGCATTGGCGGTGATGGCCAAGACCATGCACACGACGTAAAAAACATGGCGAGCAAAAAGAACTTGTTTCAAAGCGTGAATGATGTGCGCGGCTTGGGCGTGAGCTGGACGCTCGGGAAAGCAATTCTTGAGGCGAGCACGAGCATCCCTGCCACATCGTGCCAGGACTGCCATCTGCGTGTACAGCACAATGAGCCGCACACGTacaaaggcgcgcggctcggcgGAGTTGAAGCGGGACGTGCTGGCGTGCCGGTGTGGGTGTCCATGCTCCTTCTCGCATTGTGCATCCTTGCCATGTACGGTGTATGGCGCTTTGCGAAACGCTCTGCTTTAGACTACCGCGGCTGGACTTCTGTCCCAATGTCGGAAACCTGCAGGGATGACGACGATGCTGTTGTACCGCTTGTGCTTGAGGAGCAGGAGCCCTGGAGCGATATTCGCCCCGTGAAGACGCCGACGTATGCCCGAGCGGTGCAGTCGCATTCACACCGCAGCAGTCAccatgcgcggcgaaaATCGGCTTTCCACAAAGAGCGCGGCCACTTTGCTTCCATGGCACACAAGACAGCCGAGTATGCCTCTCGCCAGCTTTCGCGCGTCTTTCCCGACCGACGCCAAGGAAAGTTTGAGGAGCTGCCCACAGCGCACTCGCTTGCCAGACGGAGCTACCCAACACCTCTACGTACGCAACGGCTCGAGTCGCTCTCCCAGCAAGGCCTGCTCAGCATCTCGACGCCTTGGAGCTCGAGTTTTCGGACGCCTGTTCACCCAGTTTCGCCCAGTCCCTTATCTCCAACCGCAGTTTCTTACAGCCACCCCGCAAGCCCCGCGGTGTGGCCCGATTCGCCAAGCACACCCGCTCATCGTACAGGAAACGATGCCAGTGCCCTGCTTGCCTCTGGCAGTGCGTACAGCAATCATACCCCATCCCGCGGTCCGTCCCCCATGTTGCTAGAGTCGCGGCGCCCTTCTGTTCCATTTACAGCACCTGTTACACGCATGTCGAGCCCGTGGCTCGAGCTGCCGAACCGCAGCGCGGAGCCCTCGCCGACAGCGTCCCTCTTCCCGCACAAGCGTTTGTACGAATAGTGATGACATGTTTTTGTATCTGGTAGGCCAAACCTCCACACACCACCCCTGTGAGGCCGTTCGCGGCTTGGCTTATGGCGTCGTGGaatgcgcccagcacgccTGGGCTCCTTGCCGAGTATCTCAAGTCGCCCGATGATATCAGCAAGATTGCAGCATTGCGTCGCAAACTATCGCGCGAGCATGCGTCGTTGAGCGCGAAGCTCAAAAGTGGAGCTAAAGACCAACTGGAAGCTACCCGCGACGgcctcttgcagctgcagtCGACTCGCCGCGAAGTAGCAGGGATCCACGAGGCGTTTTCCCAGGTTGAATCCATGTTTAAGGAACCTACACAGGCGGATTTAAGCACTGGCACAAAGgagacgcgcggcgccaagagTTTTCGTATCATTAGCGAACTCtcgcagctgcgccgcgcattgggCGAGACGTCCTGCATGCTCGCCAAATTCGAGACGATGCAGTACGAAATACACGCGCTTTCCCAGCTGGTGACGCAGTATCAATCGGATTTGTTGggcagcgcaccgcaccTTCTTCTCTTGCATCACAATGTAGCGAAATGGGAGCAGTTCCGCAACGAGACACTGCACGTCGCCGCATCCAGCAATGCCGCGACGCAAGAACAACTAGTAGCTCTGCTTGCGCCATTGGATGACCTGCTGGGCGCTTTTGAGACCTATCTTATGCTGCTCTCTGCGCACGTACTCGATTTGGTGCGGCATGGCCAGCAAAGCGTCGTGGTCTGTCTGCTCAAGATATTTGAGCGCGAGAGCAGAGAGGATGAAAAGACGGCCGCGATCAAGCTtgcgaagcgcgccaacATTGAAGGTGCTTCCCGGTTTCCCAGTATTGCCGCGTACGCTCACACCATCAAACTGTACCGCCTCAAATTCCAAGAGACGATTTATATCAccacgcagcgtgcactgcagcaATGCTGGGATTGCGCACAAGAGCCTAGTCCACTGCGTATGTACGAAGAGGTGGACTGGTTTTACAAAGACTTGGaccttgtgcgcgacgcagtgGTGCCATTGTTTCCGTCTGACTACCATGTGTATAAAATTTACGTGGAAACATACCACCGTGCGCTGAGCGATCTCCTGCGCGAAAAGGTATCGCTCAGCGACTCTGGTGCAAACATGCTGCTGGAGCTGTACCACGTCGCACAGGAGCACCAGAACCGGCTGATGGACACGTCGAAAGGCATTCAAGAATCCTGGATCGAGCcgtcgctgcttggcgggcGCGAAAAAACCATCATGGACGACTACCTCGCACTCCTCAAGCGTAAAGTCGACGaatggagcgcgacgctcaTGCACGACGAGGTTACTGCTTTTGTGTCGCGCGAGAAACCGCCGGAAGAGGGTCAAGGCGGACTGTACATCATGTCTGGCTGTGTGATTTTGTTCCGCATGGTGAACCAACAAATCGACACGGCTGCAAATGCCGGTGATCCCACTCTACTGGTGCGTGCCATCGATCATGCGTGCACAGTCATGCACAACATTCAAACTCGCTGGATCCAGATTGTCCAGCAAGAGTTTAAAAAACAGACCGAGGCAAAGCGGCCCGAAGAGGTCAATGGCGGCTTAGTCGAGTATATGATTGCACTGGCCAACGACCAGCTGTCCAGTGCCGACCAGACCGAAGCTTTGCTGCATCGCGTAGAGTCTAttgttgcgccgcaacaTATGGCGCATGTCCGCGAATACTTGGACAATACACTGAACGGATTCCTGGACATTAGCAAGCACTGTATTCAGCTGCTTGTAGAGATTGTCCTGTTTGATCTGCGCCCTGCATTCCGCGACTTGTTCACCTTCCCTGCTTGGTATGTCGAGGGAACGACAACCTCGATTGCGGAAACGATTCGCGACTATACAAGTGACTATGCAGCACGGCTGGAGCCCAACCTTTTTGACGTCCTTTCCGACGATTTGGTTACGCGTTTGCTTACGGCGTACCTCATTGCATTGCGCCAATCTGCACGCCTTCGTATGCCCAATGCAGCCGAGCGTTTCCTCCAAGACGCCAACGAGTTGCACCTCCTTATTTCATCCATTCGGCCCGCAGATGAGGCACACAATCGCGTAGAAGTGCTCCACTTGATCCATGCCATTTTGAGCTCGTCGCCGAGTATGGTCTTTTTGCCGTACTGGTCTTTTGCAAAGGTGCACGGACCCAATCTCGCATTTTTCGAAGCACttctgcgtgcgcgagacgaTATGGAACGGCCAGACGTGACGTCAATCATGGACAGTGCCAGGCGAAAAGTGAAGCAGGAGGGTATGACCGACGTGCCCGAGAGCGGCCCAACAATTATGAGTGCAGTCGCCCAGACACAGCGCCATGGACTACTCGGCGCAGGCCTCTTGGCCAACTggacgagcggcgcacaaggcgaAGGGATCGCTTGGGGGGCTCTGGCACAGAGTGCGCAAAGCTacctcggcgctgcagggTGGCGCGGAGCAACAAGCTAGATGTACATTATTAAGCGAATAGCAGCGCAATTTTCAAGAACCTATAGGGTCTATGGCTCGTGCTGCTTTGCAGCACAATATTTTGATCGTGTCAATGGTATACAAATGCGTGAAAAGCACAGGACTAGCGTTAGATATGCATTTCCGCTATGCCCCGACTAGGCAAATTCTCATCGCGGCCTTGCTCCCATCCACTTGGCATGTATGAAGCCATATCCAAGGCGCCAtcgtcgtcttcgtcttcgTCCTGATCACCAAACATGTCAGGGTTCAAGACAAACATTTCGCGACCGCTCAAGCCATTAAGCTTGTTTgcgtgcgcctgtgcggcCTTCTTctggcgctgtgcatcctcTTCTGCATGCTTCTTATCCTGGCGTTCCTGCTTCCATTTAGAAAACGTCTCTTTTGTTACGGGTGTGAGGTTCTTGCCAAGCTTGTGTCGTGCAGACTCGAGGAACTCTTCCAAGGAGATCTCGTTTGCCTTTTCCAGCGCTTCCAtctctttgcgctcggACTTGAGCACAAAACCAGGCGGGAGTGCATGGCGGTACATGCATTTTTCGCCGCCATTGGGGCACTCCCAAAACCAGCCGTATTTCCTATCTTCCACCGCCTGCAAAAAGTACTTGCATACTTTGTCCGTAGTGGTGCGTGGGTTGCCGTGTTTCATATCAATGACCTTGTTCAGGCGTTCCTGATCCCACTTGTCCATCGTATCCTCCTTCTCGTCCTCATCCTTCTGGACACGCATATCTGTATAAAGGTCCTTCTTTTGCTGCTTCCGTTGTGCGTCGTGCGAGTGTGCAAACTTGCACTTGGAGCCTTTGTCACAGCGGCCCGCTTTCCAAAAGTTGCACGTCAGACTTTTGGGATCCACACCAAATGGAACATTCGGCTGCACAATCACAGGGCCCTCGTCCTTCAGAATCTTGGCGGCCTCTGCCTTTAGGCGCTTCTCGTCCTCACGGCgtttctcgcgcgcgagttCTTCACGCGTTTTGCCtgcctgctgctgctgctgctggatgATTTTGACTTGCTGCTGTGCTTTCGAACCTTTTTTATTTTTCATGCCAAAAGTCTTGTCGACCTTGACtttcggcgccgcgccgcccttgTCACCTCCCTTCTTCTTCGGCGGCATCTTGAAAAAAGCTGGGCAGACGACAGCAGCGAATGACGGTGCAAATACCTCGGCCGAGACCCATACTCCACAGCGCGTCCGACCCCGCCGTGCCTTGAtgcaagcgccttggccgtCATCGATGGGGCCTACGGCGATAGCGCCGGACCTAGTACAAGGACTTGTGCGAGAGACGTTGGATGCGGATTTATCCGAGCAGCTAGATGATGCCACAGACAAAGAGACTGCGTTCATGGATGACCTGGACACCGACTCCGATACAAGCACGGAGCAGCGAGAGGTGCTAATTCCTGCACCTACCGGCGAGCTTACCTTGCAAGCGTTTTGGGCATCTAACATTCCATGGCATAGACGCCTAATACTCATTTCGGCCAGCATTGCGATCAACATTGGACTCCCCTTCATTAACGGCGTCTTTCTTGGGTTTGGCGAGatttttgcgcgtgcatttcTTGCGCCGTGGTTGGgtcttgcgccgccattgcTCAACTTCAATCCCTTTTCTCCATCTCCAGCCGATGTGCCGCCACTCTCCTCGATACCCCCTGGCGGCCTCCGTTCATGGGCAAAAGGTGCCAAAGAAAAGGCAGCAGACGCACAAGCGAGCGTTGCAGAGCTATAGAAATCATGATTCCCCTATCGCATGGTCTGTAGCTGTACATTCCCAGAATGCACACATATCCGGCGGATGATGTGGTGCGGATACGTCATGGTTCGCACCCATCCCGAACTCAACCTGCGCGTCGACCCACTCGCTGTACCAatttcgcggcgcggagcgcgtcgcaaagCACTCGTCCCAGGACCAGGCAGGTACGGGCAGCGTCTGCTCTACCTGCTGGGCCGTTGTGCTGTCTCTTGGATAGTACACCTGGCGCAATCCATAGCCGATCGTGCTAGGCGCAGAAGCATAGCGCAAAACATTGGTGTACTGTGCACGATTCAATGTATGTGTATGATCCAGGTGGCTAAGCACCACTGCACGAAGTTCCATGGGAAGACGCAGCATCGGGAAGCCTGTCCCACCTGTATCGGTCGCGCGGCAGCCtacaatgcgcgcaccCGCAAGCACGGAAAGTGCACTTTGTCGGCATGCATCGCGAGCCAATTCGTTTTCCAAAAGTTGGTGTGCAAGCACATCGGTCCATTTGGAGGGAGTGAGCATCGAATGCTGTTCCCAGTCCTCCTCATCGACCGTGCTGACGCTATGCAGCGTATCGATCCCTGTGGAGAAGAGGTCCAGGTACAGGAGCGAGTGGTTCGGCGGCTGTATGTGCGTCGATGCGCAACTTGACAGCTCTTCCCCTAGTGTGCATGCCATGTGTGATCCAACCACTGCGTGCACAatcgtgcgcacgccggCCCAGCCAAAGTGGTTGCCGTTCAAGTGCAGACGCTCCAAGCCGCGGCACGCATTAGGATCACGCAAAAACCGCGCAAtactgcgcgcggcatccAGTCCTGTATTGGAAGCAGTGTCCGGTGCATCGAATACGTTTACAGAGATGTACAGTGTTTTTAATGTCGTGCCAGTGCGTGGCAGTCCGTCGAAAAACGCGGCGAGGCCGGCACCACCCAACTGGTTCGCGGTCAGGTTGAGCGTACGCAGGACCGAGCATCCGACGGCAGCACCAAACTGCCGAATCTCTTCGAAACACGCGGGCGACGACGTTCCACTGCACAGCTCGTTTCcttgcagctcgagcaccaAGAGTGTTCCGTTGTATGCaaccgcagcgcgcaagccgctTTTATCGAATGTTGTGATCTGGTTCGAGGACAGATCAAGAAACCTAATCCCTCGCAGTAGGGGCATGCGCTCACGCATATCAATAAGCGATGCCTCCTTTTCATCCGGCCCAATCCACCGCTGATCAAGCCATCGCCA harbors:
- the SEC6 gene encoding SNARE-binding exocyst subunit S6 (COG:U; EggNog:ENOG503NUSF; BUSCO:EOG09260K5F), whose translation is MASWNAPSTPGLLAEYLKSPDDISKIAALRRKLSREHASLSAKLKSGAKDQLEATRDGLLQLQSTRREVAGIHEAFSQVESMFKEPTQADLSTGTKETRGAKSFRIISELSQLRRALGETSCMLAKFETMQYEIHALSQLVTQYQSDLLGSAPHLLLLHHNVAKWEQFRNETLHVAASSNAATQEQLVALLAPLDDLLGAFETYLMLLSAHVLDLVRHGQQSVVVCLLKIFERESREDEKTAAIKLAKRANIEGASRFPSIAAYAHTIKLYRLKFQETIYITTQRALQQCWDCAQEPSPLRMYEEVDWFYKDLDLVRDAVVPLFPSDYHVYKIYVETYHRALSDLLREKVSLSDSGANMLLELYHVAQEHQNRLMDTSKGIQESWIEPSLLGGREKTIMDDYLALLKRKVDEWSATLMHDEVTAFVSREKPPEEGQGGLYIMSGCVILFRMVNQQIDTAANAGDPTLLVRAIDHACTVMHNIQTRWIQIVQQEFKKQTEAKRPEEVNGGLVEYMIALANDQLSSADQTEALLHRVESIVAPQHMAHVREYLDNTLNGFLDISKHCIQLLVEIVLFDLRPAFRDLFTFPAWYVEGTTTSIAETIRDYTSDYAARLEPNLFDVLSDDLVTRLLTAYLIALRQSARLRMPNAAERFLQDANELHLLISSIRPADEAHNRVEVLHLIHAILSSSPSMVFLPYWSFAKVHGPNLAFFEALLRARDDMERPDVTSIMDSARRKVKQEGMTDVPESGPTIMSAVAQTQRHGLLGAGLLANWTSGAQGEGIAWGALAQSAQSYLGAAGWRGATS
- the ras1 gene encoding RAS1 protein (COG:S; EggNog:ENOG503NUEZ); amino-acid sequence: MDPVFEHSVLSSMSKFLREYKLVAVGGGGVGKSALTIQFIQNHFVDEYDPTIEDSYRKQCVIDEEVALLDVLDTAGQEEYSAMREQYMRTGEGFLLVYSITSRNSFEEVATFFRQVLRVKDKDYVPVVIVANKCDLETERQVSTSEGYELAKHFGCPFVETSAKQRVNVDEAFNDLVREIRLYNKGQAQCLLGKVADAAW
- the TMA46 gene encoding Translation machinery-associated protein 46 (BUSCO:EOG09264DJ8; EggNog:ENOG503NUR0; COG:S), with protein sequence MPPKKKGGDKGGAAPKVKVDKTFGMKNKKGSKAQQQVKIIQQQQQQAGKTREELAREKRREDEKRLKAEAAKILKDEGPVIVQPNVPFGVDPKSLTCNFWKAGRCDKGSKCKFAHSHDAQRKQQKKDLYTDMRVQKDEDEKEDTMDKWDQERLNKVIDMKHGNPRTTTDKVCKYFLQAVEDRKYGWFWECPNGGEKCMYRHALPPGFVLKSERKEMEALEKANEISLEEFLESARHKLGKNLTPVTKETFSKWKQERQDKKHAEEDAQRQKKAAQAHANKLNGLSGREMFVLNPDMFGDQDEDEDDDGALDMASYMPSGWEQGRDENLPSRGIAEMHI
- the YND1 gene encoding apyrase (TransMembrane:1 (o541-561i); COG:F; EggNog:ENOG503NV3I), with translation MAAGRAGMLTARRFLYDAELQGASSEEQLWLQNRKYTIVVDAGSSGSRLMVYSWRDVEWEIEMRKANNLPLDVLPIVEKGTWEGSQLEWQFKIESGLSSFASDVHGLRSYLDELFTQVYTIIPSSAYALTPIYIFATAGMRLLPPAARKSILQDTCSYLQKLPFFVQQGNKGAEEDTDSACGGQVRVISGEEEGLFGWIAINYLMDGFKDPSVGNATFGFLDMGGASTQIAFEPSQTIASPHAMDEEHIDVPKNNDLFDVNFRRLDSSLSNHQVFVTTFLGFGTNAARTRYLDVLLDTVAPNQALLDPCLPKGLRMPVASAAHQGKHVQGTGSFSECLLQQQPLLDREAECHNPPCLFHGVHVPAIDFDSNQFIGVSEYWYSSHDIFDLGGSYDYTKYQQAAQAFCAQEWSDLETKLDQHAFKEQVTLSRLQMQCFKAAWVVTVLHEGLQLPRLVDKGIGGDGQDHAHDVKNMASKKNLFQSVNDVRGLGVSWTLGKAILEASTSIPATSCQDCHLRVQHNEPHTYKGARLGGVEAGRAGVPVWVSMLLLALCILAMYGVWRFAKRSALDYRGWTSVPMSETCRDDDDAVVPLVLEEQEPWSDIRPVKTPTYARAVQSHSHRSSHHARRKSAFHKERGHFASMAHKTAEYASRQLSRVFPDRRQGKFEELPTAHSLARRSYPTPLRTQRLESLSQQGLLSISTPWSSSFRTPVHPVSPSPLSPTAVSYSHPASPAVWPDSPSTPAHRTGNDASALLASGSAYSNHTPSRGPSPMLLESRRPSVPFTAPVTRMSSPWLELPNRSAEPSPTASLFPHKRLYE
- a CDS encoding uncharacterized protein (TransMembrane:2 (i79-99o105-122i); COG:S; EggNog:ENOG503PKJJ); its protein translation is MGPTAIAPDLVQGLVRETLDADLSEQLDDATDKETAFMDDLDTDSDTSTEQREVLIPAPTGELTLQAFWASNIPWHRRLILISASIAINIGLPFINGVFLGFGEIFARAFLAPWLGLAPPLLNFNPFSPSPADVPPLSSIPPGGLRSWAKGAKEKAADAQASVAEL
- a CDS encoding uncharacterized protein (EggNog:ENOG503P7B6) yields the protein MHHVSYHGEDVPVHIILERLSQGLDGVCTLTVSFTDLYDTGCRRFLEGLDEFAGWRWLDQRWIGPDEKEASLIDMRERMPLLRGIRFLDLSSNQITTFDKSGLRAAVAYNGTLLVLELQGNELCSGTSSPACFEEIRQFGAAVGCSVLRTLNLTANQLGGAGLAAFFDGLPRTGTTLKTLYISVNVFDAPDTASNTGLDAARSIARFLRDPNACRGLERLHLNGNHFGWAGVRTIVHAVVGSHMACTLGEELSSCASTHIQPPNHSLLYLDLFSTGIDTLHSVSTVDEEDWEQHSMLTPSKWTDVLAHQLLENELARDACRQSALSVLAGARIVGCRATDTGGTGFPMLRLPMELRAVVLSHLDHTHTLNRAQYTNVLRYASAPSTIGYGLRQVYYPRDSTTAQQVEQTLPVPAWSWDECFATRSAPRNWYSEWVDAQVEFGMGANHDVSAPHHPPDMCAFWECTATDHAIGES